One part of the Lytechinus pictus isolate F3 Inbred chromosome 3, Lp3.0, whole genome shotgun sequence genome encodes these proteins:
- the LOC129256977 gene encoding meiosis expressed gene 1 protein homolog, with translation MAAVAQQPKGISRPKKWSDEVEENYRFQLAGYRDAVEYSSIKKDEPNRWPETGYVKKLQRKDGLFYYYNRSRECQDKDVHRTKMYTY, from the exons ATGGCTGCTGTTGCTCAACAACCAAAGGGAATATCCAGACCCAAAAAATGGTCAGATGAAGTAGAAGAGAACTACAGGTTTCAACTGGCTGGATACAGAGATGCTGTTGAATATTCCTCTATTAAAAAAGATGAG CCCAACAGATGGCCAGAGACTGGTTATGTGAAGAAACTGCAGAGGAAAGATGGTCTTTTTTACTACTACAATAGGAGTAGGGAATGTCAAGATAAAGATGTACACAGGACCAAGATGTACACTTATTAG
- the LOC129255487 gene encoding uncharacterized protein LOC129255487, protein MNLYLNHVSATFIASREGWSPIEFSDVTLDCRVVISGGFSSQFSCQSISFTQNETIIDGSQRYVRSGPTFDGNKVICTMTILRVESEESGLYGCCLTDKTSGLCYKHPTKILNVIPISTTSPSTVQTTSEVTASVSSDVSTTMPTTALIESIASSVDVVYNKVTTISTSNSSLSKSDNTAQVQNTPSLFHKTIWPAFLVASLSIVILVILGVRHFRKKPTEESLPENVSDATQYSSITTGKDVENG, encoded by the exons atgaatctttaTCTCAATCATGTTTCAGCCACATTTATCGCAAGTCGAGAAGGATGGTCGCCCATCGAGTTCTCCGACGTGACGTTAGACTGTCGGGTGGTCATTTCAGGTGGATTTAGCTCCCAGTTTTCATGTCAATCAATCAGCTTCACACAAAACGAGACGATAATTGATGGAAGCCAAAGATATGTCCGATCTGGTCCGACATTCGATGGTAACAAGGTCATTTGCACAATGACAATACTTAGGGTGGAATCAGAAGAATCAGGATTGTATGGATGTTGTTTAACAGACAAGACATCGGGATTGTGCTACAAACATCCAACCAAAATACTAAACGTCATACCCATTTCCACAACAAGTCCTTCTACAG TTCAAACCACGTCGGAAGTAACAGCATCCGTCTCATCTGATGTTTCTACCACTATGCCGACAACAGCACTCATCGAAAGCATTGCCAGCTCAGTGGATGTGGTATACAACAAAGTTACAACCATATCAACAAGTAATTCATCTTTATCTA aATCTGATAATACTGCTCAGGTCCAGAACACACCCAGTTTGTTCCATAAAACCATCTGGCCAGCGTTTCTAGTCGCATCATTGAGTATTGTG ATTTTGGTGATTCTTGGAGTGCGTCACTTTAGGAAGAAACCGACCGAAGAATCTTTACCAGAAAATGTATCAGACGCAACGCAGTACAGTTCAATTACCACTGGTAAAGATGTCGAAAATGGATGA